The Sphingosinicella flava genome includes the window AAGGCCATGTGGACGCATGTCATCATCGTGGACCTGCTCGCCCTGATCCTGTTCGTCCTCGGCTTTCATCTGGCGTTCCGGCAGCGGCTGGTGCGCGGCGCCTGGGCGAAGTGGCGCGGCACCCCGCCGCCCCGGCCGCGCGCGAAGGGCGCGGACGCGGACCCCGCCCATTACGCCCTCATCATCTCGGGCGTGATGGTGATGGCGTTCGGCGCGATCCTCTTCTTCTTCACGACCGTCTACGGCCTCTTGACCGGCACGCAGGGGCCGTAAGGGCCGCCGCGACCGCAGCCTTTGCGGGCCTCGCCCTTTCCGCCTGCGCCGCGCGCCAGACAAGCGAGGCGGTCGCCGCCGACGCGCCGGGCTTCCTCCTTGGCCTCTGGCACGGCTTCATCTTCCCGGTCGCCTGGATCGTCTCGCTCTTCTTCCAGGACGTCGCGGTCTATGCGGTGCCGAACAATGGCGGCTGGTACGATTTCGGCTATTTCCTCGGCATCGTCGTCTTCGGCGTCGGCGCGCGGAAGAGCAAGGTCGTGTATAAGACGCGGAGGGTGAGGGGATGATGGCGCTTCGTCTTTCGCCCCATCTGCCTACCGAAACTGTGGCGCGCGCCCGTGGGCTTCGCCGCGACGCGACCGATGCAGAGCGGGCGCTTTGGAGTGGGCTACGTCACGCATTTTCGCACGTGCGCTTTCGCCGCCAGGTGCCGGTTGGGCCCTATTTCGCCGACTTTGCCTCGCACGGCGCGAAGCTCATCGTCGAGGTGGATGGCGGCCAGCATGCTGAAGCGGCGGGCTATGATACCGCTCGCACTGCTTTCCTGATGGCGGAAGGTTATTCCGTCCTTCGCTTCTGGAATAATGAAGTCCTGGTAAATTTGCCGGGAGTCCTCGAAACAATCGCCAATCACCTCCCTTCTCCCCCTGTGGGAGAAGGTGGCCCGCAGGGCCGGATGAGGGGTGCGCGACAAAGTCGCGCGCGGACCTCCGGTCCGCACCCCCACCCCGTCCCTCCCCACAAGGGGGAGGGAGGAAATATTACCTCTTCGTCCCCATATTCACCCTCACCCTCCCGCGCTGTGCGCGGGCCCCTCCCTCTCCCGCAGGGAGAGGGGTTCAAGGAGTAACGCCCATGTCCCTTCTTCAAGCCTCGAAACAGTATAAGCCGTTCGAATATCCCTGGGCGTTCGAATATTGGAAGCGTCAGCAGCAGCTCCACTGGCTGCCCGAGGAAGTGCCGCTCGGCGAGGATTGCCGCGATTGGGCGCAGAAATTGACCGATCATGAGCGCAACCTGCTCACCCAGATCTTCCGCTTCTTCACCCAGGCCGACGTGGAAGTGCAGGATTGCTACCACGAAAAATACGGCCGCGTGTTCAAGCCCACGGAAGTGAAGATGATGCTGACCGCCTTCTCCAACATGGAGACGGTGCACATCGCGGCCTACAGCCACCTGCTCGACACGATCGGCATGCCGGAAACCGAATATTCGGCCTTCCTCCAGTATAAGGAGATGAAGGACAAGCACGATTACCTCTCGACCTTCGGCGTCGACACGGACGAGGATATCGCCAAGACGCTCGCCATGTTCGGCGGCTTCACCGAGGGGTTGCAGCTCTTCGCTTCCTTCGCGATGCTGATGAACTTCCCGCGCTTCAACAAGATGAAGGGCATGGGCCAGATCGTCAGCTGGTCGGTCCGCGACGAGACGCTCCACTGCGAAGGCATCATCCGCCTGTTCCACACCTTCGTGAAGGAACGGAATTGCTTCACCCCGCAGGTGAAGGACGACATCATGGACATGTGCCAGAAGACGGTGCGGATCGAGGATGCGTTCATCGATCTCGTCTTCGAAATGGGCCCCGTCCCTGGCATGACGCCAAAGGACATCAAGCGCTACGTCCGCTACATCGCCGATTGGCGCCTGGGGCAATTGGGCCTCAAGCCCATCTACATGATCGAGGAGCACCCGCTCCCCTGGCTCGCGCCGCTCCTCAATGGCGTCGAGCACGCCAACTTCTTCGAAACCCGCGCCACCGAATATTCCAAGGCCGCGACCAAGGGCAATTGGACCGAGGTGTGGGACAATTTCGACCGCCGGAAAGCCGCCAAGGCCAACGATGTGGCCGAGGAAGGCGATGCGGGCGTCGACATGTTCGGACAGGCGGCTGCGGAGTAAGACAGATGTCGCTACGTCTTCTCGGACAAGAAGCATTCGTAGAAGCTAAACGAGCTGTATTTTTTCCCTCGAAGGCAATCACCAGCCCTGAACATCTATTTGGTCGATCCAAACAATTGGACCAAATCTCTCGCGCATTCGCTAGCGATGGCAAGCAGGTGTTCATTTATGGAGAGCGGGGTGTTGGGAAAACGTCACTCGCGAAGACCGCGGCTATCATACATCAAAGCTCAGATAACGATCCTGCGATTGTAAGCTGCGAGGCCACCAGTACTTTCCGACAGATTATGGAAGACGTAGCTATAGCCTGTCTGCCCACCGAAAATTTAATAAATAAGGTCACAAGTACTCGGGGTATCAATATCGGGGTCAAGGGCATGAACATTGAACTTGCCCAGCAGATAGAGAGTGGCTCTATTCCACCCATAACTAACATCAACAGAGCAATTGCTATATTGAAGTATATTGCACTGAAGCACTCAAATAAGCCTATAGTAATTATAGATGAGTTTGATAGGATAGAAGATCCTGCTCAGAAGAAGTCATTTGCGGAATTCATAAAGCAAATTTCGGATCAGGATCTTCCAATCAAATTCATTTTTTGTGGCATATCGAGGGATATCGAAAGTTTAATTGGCCAGCACTTTTCTGCTGGCAGGTATATGGCTCCAGTCGAATTGGGCCCTCTCCCGCATGACGCTCTCTGGCAGATTTTCGATCAGGCCGAAATCACTTTCGGTATTACTATAGATAGAGAGCTTAAGATTCGCGCGGGCCGGATCGCTGACGGCTATCCTTATTTTATGCATCTAATCGGCGATTGTTTGTTGTGGAACATGTACGCGGAACAGCCGCAAGCTGACGTCGCGACCCCCGAAATTTTCGAAAAGTCTGTTCAACAGGCAGTT containing:
- a CDS encoding ribonucleotide-diphosphate reductase subunit beta; amino-acid sequence: MSLLQASKQYKPFEYPWAFEYWKRQQQLHWLPEEVPLGEDCRDWAQKLTDHERNLLTQIFRFFTQADVEVQDCYHEKYGRVFKPTEVKMMLTAFSNMETVHIAAYSHLLDTIGMPETEYSAFLQYKEMKDKHDYLSTFGVDTDEDIAKTLAMFGGFTEGLQLFASFAMLMNFPRFNKMKGMGQIVSWSVRDETLHCEGIIRLFHTFVKERNCFTPQVKDDIMDMCQKTVRIEDAFIDLVFEMGPVPGMTPKDIKRYVRYIADWRLGQLGLKPIYMIEEHPLPWLAPLLNGVEHANFFETRATEYSKAATKGNWTEVWDNFDRRKAAKANDVAEEGDAGVDMFGQAAAE
- a CDS encoding AAA family ATPase; the protein is MSLRLLGQEAFVEAKRAVFFPSKAITSPEHLFGRSKQLDQISRAFASDGKQVFIYGERGVGKTSLAKTAAIIHQSSDNDPAIVSCEATSTFRQIMEDVAIACLPTENLINKVTSTRGINIGVKGMNIELAQQIESGSIPPITNINRAIAILKYIALKHSNKPIVIIDEFDRIEDPAQKKSFAEFIKQISDQDLPIKFIFCGISRDIESLIGQHFSAGRYMAPVELGPLPHDALWQIFDQAEITFGITIDRELKIRAGRIADGYPYFMHLIGDCLLWNMYAEQPQADVATPEIFEKSVQQAVEDAEPMLRDCYDTATKKYANEDYHEILWAVSAVTVFPKKWDEIYDKYYRNIIHANTPESMLTKDQFYKRILKLTKESHGEILRTNENGWYEFRENVVRSYVRLRAVEAGVDLDVDLPGPLAGASQIGSLAKA
- a CDS encoding endonuclease domain-containing protein, whose translation is MALRLSPHLPTETVARARGLRRDATDAERALWSGLRHAFSHVRFRRQVPVGPYFADFASHGAKLIVEVDGGQHAEAAGYDTARTAFLMAEGYSVLRFWNNEVLVNLPGVLETIANHLPSPPVGEGGPQGRMRGARQSRARTSGPHPHPVPPHKGEGGNITSSSPYSPSPSRAVRGPLPLPQGEGFKE